The DNA region CACTGCAAGGGCAAGATCGCCGGTTTCAAAGTCCCGAAGACCGTCATCTTTATCAAGGATTCGGAAATGCCGAGGTCTGGCGCGGGCAAGATCCTCCACAGGTTTCTCCGCGAGAAGTATGGCAAGTGGAGTGACCATCAGTGAGAATCAACAAAGCGGTACGTAACGATGGTTACGTACCGCTTAACATTTTCGCTCTTGTGGCTATATACATGCTATGCTGAAGGCATAAAGCAAGTTCATTAAGGGGGAGGTAGATTGGAATGAATAGTATCTACAGTATGTACGATATCTATAAAAGTATCCTCTTTTGTACAGATTTTTCCGCCAATGCAGATTTTGCCCTGGATTTCGCTATTGAAGTGGCGAAACGAAGAAAGGATTCTACCCTCTATATCCTGCACATAAACCCCTATCCTGAATACACAAACGGAGTTTCAGGAAGGGCAAAAAAAGAACAGGAGATGAACAAAAAGATTGAGGAAACCTATCTGAATAGATTAAAAGAAGTTCCCCACTATGAAATTATATTTAAAATGGCTAGTTCCCCCTATCTGGAAATTTTGGATTTTATTAATGAGAAAAAATGCGACATAGTTATCCTCGGTCGACACGGAGAAACAGGCTGGGCAAAAACAATTGTTGGAAGCACAGCGGAAAAGGTTATGAGAAAGGCAATGTGCCCGATCCTCATTATTCCTGAGCGATTCAAGGAAATTGTTACCAAGCTGGGATAATATTTTGATATCGCTTTCAGAAGCGATATCCTGAGGGGGGAAGAGAGCCAGGGGAAACAAAATTCTCCATGAGCTAGAAAGGAGGGGTTGATCATTTCAGATTAAAAAGTAGCTCGGTTGCAGAAAATGTTTCAAACCAAACGTTTCAAAGACAAGGAGGAACAAAATATGAAAAACAGATCTTCAGTATTTCTAGTCGCAGTATTGGTTGCTTTAATCGTATTTGGTATGGGAAATCTCGTAAACGCAGCCCCCAAAGCAGAAGAGCTGAAAATATGGTCGGCCTGGCCCGAAAAAGCAGACCCCTCCACACCGGGTTTGCAGTTACTGATCTCCATGATCAACGAAAAAGGGAAAGCCGTAAATCTGAAAGCACGGTATGTCGGCGGCCCCGAGGTCTTCAATCCTTTTGAGGGAGCCGCTTCGCTCCAGAAAGGTGTCGTTGACATTGAGTACACTGCCGGGGCATATACCACGGGCGTTGTTCCCATCTATGTACCTTTGATCAAAGCCCTGGGCGCCACGGGAGTCAACACGGCGGGCGGTGAGGTTTATACGGCACTCGAAAGAGGTACCGTTGACGGCTTCTGGTGGGGAGGCCGCGAGATCAGAACCTGGGGTTGGCAGGAAGTCTGCAAGTATATCTGGGGTCCTCCCTTCTGGACAGTGGATGTATACGTGATGATGAACAAGAAGAAATGGGATTCCCTTGATCCTGCTCAGCGTGATGTCCTGACAAAAGCCATGATGGAATATGAGCATATGACCTATGATGCCCAGATCAAGGGGCAGGCCGATATTACAAAAGATTTATTGGCCAAGGGCATGAAAGAGATCAAGTTCTCCCCGGCCGATGAAAAGTGGTATATCAACATGGCCTACACGGAGGGCTGGAAGGCTGCGCTGCAGAAATCTCCGAGAGTAAAGGAACTGCAGGCGTTAGAAAAATAATGATGGACCGCCAAAGGGAGCTGATGTATCACAGCCCCCTTTGGCCCCTAGCTCTTCCTACAATGGAGGAAAGTAATGAAACTAGTAATCTCGGGTTTGGTACATGTCTATAATTTTGTTCGTGACGGTCTGGCTGTCATAGGCGGATTTCTGGTTGTAGCAATGGTCATCTACGTTTCGTTATCGGTCTTGATCAGGTTCACACCTTTTGTAGTTGGGTGGGCCTTAGAGGTGGCAGAATACAGCCTCATCGTCCTCACCTTCTTCAGCGCAGGGTGGCTCTTGAAGAATCGGGGGCATACAAGGATTGACGTCATCTTAGATTTGATAAAAGATCACCGGACCAGGTCCATTGTCGAAGGGATTCTCTACATAATCACAGCATCCATTAGCTTGTTCCTGTTGATCCTCAGTGGTGTCGTTACCTGGGAAAATTATGCGTCGGGGATGCTTCAGGTGAAGGTCTACACATTCCCCAAATGGATGCTCTGCGCCATCATCCCTGTTGGTTTTTTCTTTCTTTTCGTTGAATCTGTAAAGCTGTCCTACAGCTACTTTAGAGAGGCAAACAAGAAATAGATTTATTTGGGTTGTCTTTATACCAAATATAGGAGGGTTTCATGGAATGGCAATTTCTGCTGCTGATCATCGGGAGTATATTATTTATTACCCTCTTGTCCGGGCTCCCCGTATTCGTTGCCTTCTTAATCGTCGATGCCGTGGGCATCCTGCTTTTTATGGGTGGTCTGGCAGGTATCGATGCACTGGTCAGGAGCATGTTTGATTCGATCGGCGTATTCACGTTATGCCCTGTCGTTTTGTTCACCATCATGGGGGAGGCCATCTTCCGTTCAGGAATGGCCAGCCGTGCCCTTGATGTTTTAGAGAGGATGATGGTCCGTCTCCCCGGGAGGTTGAGTGTCGTTGCCGTCAGTGCAGGCGCCATCTTTGCAACGCTCAGCGGTTCGGCCCTGGGAGCCTGTGCCATGCTCGGCTCCCTGTTGGTACCCGATATGGAGAGGCGGGGCTATTCCAAGTCGCTCTCCATGGGGCCCATCATGGCGGGCGGCATGCTCGCCGTCATCATCCCGCCCAGCACCCTTGCCGTTATCCTTGGCGCTCAGGGAGGCATATCGGTGGGAAAGCTCCTGCTCGCCGGTTTTATCCCCGGATTCATTCTGGCCGGGCTTTATCTCTCTTATATCATTATTTCCTGTGTGCGCAATCCGTCCCTGGCTCCCATGGGGGAGGTGATAACCTCCCAATCGAGCCTCGGCAAAGACTTCCTGATCTATGTAGTACCATTGGCGGCGATTGTGCTTTCTGTTCTCGGGAGTATTTTTACCGGTGTAGCAACTCCAACAGAGGCATCTGCCCTGGGTGCACTCACCAGTTTTATCCTGGCAGCCTGTTATAGAAAATTGACCATGCAGATGATAATTAAATCTGCTACCGGCGCCCTTGCTATCTCCACAATGATCCTTATGATTGTCGGTGGTTCCGTTGCCTTCAGCCAGCTCTTGAGTTTCACGGGCATTGTAAGGGGCATTGTTGAATTAGTCACCAATTTATCCGTTCCCCCTATTGTCATTGTTGCCATTATGCAGGCCCTTTTGATCATCATGGGATGCTTCCTCGACCAGATCGCCATGATCATGATCGCTGTTCCCATATTCATGCCTATCACTGCCGCCCTGGGTTTTGATCCCATATGGATGGGACTATTGATGCTCGTCAGTATCTCCCTGGGCCTTCTCACCCCTCCCTTTGGGCTGCTTCTTTTTATTATGAAGGGCAATGCCCCGAAGGGGACAACCATGATGGATGTTTATCGTTCATCTCTGCCATATCTCTTTATAACCTTTATAGGATTAGCCCTGTTCATTCTCTTCCCCAGCATTGTGACCTGGCTCCCTCAATACATGTGAGCCGGCAAGAGAAGAAGTAATGAGTACAAAGCCAACATCATTAACAAGGCCCGGCAAGATAGGAACAATGGAGTTGAAGAACAGGCTGGTCATACCCGCCATGTGCACCAATTATACCTTCCAGGGCCATTTTACAGATCAAGCCGTACATTACTATGGCCTGAGGGCCAAAGGCGGAGCCGGCTTGTTGATCCTGGAGGGTGCTGCTATTGATTATCCGGGCGCCAGAAATATTCTCAACAGCGCTGTCTCAGATGACAAATATATTCCTACGTTAAAAAGGTTGGCGGACGAGGTCCATCGACATGGAACGAAGATCGCCTTTCAGATCATGCATGCCGGAAGGCAGACGAGCATAGCTATCAGCGGTTCCCAGCCAGTTTCCTGCTCCGGGGCTGCCAGCACTCAACTACTGTACGACCAACCACGTGCACTGACCCTCTACGAATGTAAAAATATCATCAGGCGCTTCGGCGAAGCGGCGTTGAGGGTCAAGAGGGCAGGCTTCGATGCCGTGGAGGTCCACTGTGCCCACGGATACCTCGTGAGCGCCTTTCTTTCCCCTGCACTTAATACGAGAACGGACGAATATGGTGGACTGGAGGGTGGGATCAGGTTCTCATGTGAGATTGTTCAGGAGATAAAACTGCAATGCGGCCAGGACTATCCCGTCCTTTGCCGCATTAACGGGGATGACTACGCTCCGTCCGGAGGAGTTACAGCCATTGATTCCAGAATGATATCGGTTGCCCTCGAAAAGGCCGGTGCAGATTGTATCAACATTTCTGCCGGGCTCAGGGAGTCGGATCACCCCCTCCATGACCAGACCATGGCTTCACCTCGCGGCTCCTGGGTCTACATGGCTGAGGGGATCAAGAAGACTGTCAACATCCCTGTGATGATTGCCAAAAGAATTGACGAAGATATGGTGGAAAAGATTGTTGCCGGCGGACAGGCGGATTTTGTCTGTATCGGAAGGCCTTATATTACGGACCCTGATTACGGCAATAAACTGCTGGAAGGACGGGCAGGGGAGATATTGCCCTGTATCTGGTGCGCCCAGGGATGTTTCGATATCCTGTGGATGCTTTCCCCAACCACCTGTCTTGTAAACCCCGCTGCCGGCCGGATGGATGAGGTACCTATCGACGATTTGGGGAAAACTTCAAAAAAGAAAAAGGTGCTCGTGGCCGGAGGGGGCCCTGCTGGATGTGAAGCAGCCCTGGTTGCAGCCAAAAGAGGCCACGATGTGACCCTCTACGAGAAAGGAAATCGTCTCGGCGGGGCATATCGACTGGCTGCCGCATCTCCTTCAAAGATGGAGGTAGAGCGCCTCTTTTCATATTATGAGCGGACACTTCCCATGGCAGGCGTAAAGATTTTTCTGGAGACGGAGGCGACTGCCGAATCTATGAAGAAGGAAAAACCCGATGCGGCCTTTATCGCTGTCGGCACCAGACCGGTAATTCCGAAAAAGATCCAGGGGGCAAAAGGACCCAATGTGGTCTCCGCTGAAGATGTCATGAGTGGTCGGGTACAGGCAGGGAACAGGATTGTTATCTGGACATGCAGCCACCATTGTTCTTTCTCCTGTAAGGCCACTATAGCTCCTATAGACGGTGATTTGACGGATATGCATTCTACCTGCTCCTATGCCTGCCGGGCCGGATATGCTGCCGTTGATACCGCTGAATACCTCGCATCGCAAGGCAAACTCGTGAATATCGTTACAGAGAGAAACGCTGTGGTACCCGGCATGGGTTTTACGTCTCGAGGATATCTGCTGAAACG from Syntrophorhabdaceae bacterium includes:
- a CDS encoding TRAP transporter large permease subunit; translation: MEWQFLLLIIGSILFITLLSGLPVFVAFLIVDAVGILLFMGGLAGIDALVRSMFDSIGVFTLCPVVLFTIMGEAIFRSGMASRALDVLERMMVRLPGRLSVVAVSAGAIFATLSGSALGACAMLGSLLVPDMERRGYSKSLSMGPIMAGGMLAVIIPPSTLAVILGAQGGISVGKLLLAGFIPGFILAGLYLSYIIISCVRNPSLAPMGEVITSQSSLGKDFLIYVVPLAAIVLSVLGSIFTGVATPTEASALGALTSFILAACYRKLTMQMIIKSATGALAISTMILMIVGGSVAFSQLLSFTGIVRGIVELVTNLSVPPIVIVAIMQALLIIMGCFLDQIAMIMIAVPIFMPITAALGFDPIWMGLLMLVSISLGLLTPPFGLLLFIMKGNAPKGTTMMDVYRSSLPYLFITFIGLALFILFPSIVTWLPQYM
- a CDS encoding TRAP transporter small permease subunit is translated as MKLVISGLVHVYNFVRDGLAVIGGFLVVAMVIYVSLSVLIRFTPFVVGWALEVAEYSLIVLTFFSAGWLLKNRGHTRIDVILDLIKDHRTRSIVEGILYIITASISLFLLILSGVVTWENYASGMLQVKVYTFPKWMLCAIIPVGFFFLFVESVKLSYSYFREANKK
- the dctP gene encoding TRAP transporter substrate-binding protein DctP, producing the protein MKNRSSVFLVAVLVALIVFGMGNLVNAAPKAEELKIWSAWPEKADPSTPGLQLLISMINEKGKAVNLKARYVGGPEVFNPFEGAASLQKGVVDIEYTAGAYTTGVVPIYVPLIKALGATGVNTAGGEVYTALERGTVDGFWWGGREIRTWGWQEVCKYIWGPPFWTVDVYVMMNKKKWDSLDPAQRDVLTKAMMEYEHMTYDAQIKGQADITKDLLAKGMKEIKFSPADEKWYINMAYTEGWKAALQKSPRVKELQALEK
- a CDS encoding universal stress protein, whose product is MNSIYSMYDIYKSILFCTDFSANADFALDFAIEVAKRRKDSTLYILHINPYPEYTNGVSGRAKKEQEMNKKIEETYLNRLKEVPHYEIIFKMASSPYLEILDFINEKKCDIVILGRHGETGWAKTIVGSTAEKVMRKAMCPILIIPERFKEIVTKLG
- a CDS encoding FAD-dependent oxidoreductase, with product MSTKPTSLTRPGKIGTMELKNRLVIPAMCTNYTFQGHFTDQAVHYYGLRAKGGAGLLILEGAAIDYPGARNILNSAVSDDKYIPTLKRLADEVHRHGTKIAFQIMHAGRQTSIAISGSQPVSCSGAASTQLLYDQPRALTLYECKNIIRRFGEAALRVKRAGFDAVEVHCAHGYLVSAFLSPALNTRTDEYGGLEGGIRFSCEIVQEIKLQCGQDYPVLCRINGDDYAPSGGVTAIDSRMISVALEKAGADCINISAGLRESDHPLHDQTMASPRGSWVYMAEGIKKTVNIPVMIAKRIDEDMVEKIVAGGQADFVCIGRPYITDPDYGNKLLEGRAGEILPCIWCAQGCFDILWMLSPTTCLVNPAAGRMDEVPIDDLGKTSKKKKVLVAGGGPAGCEAALVAAKRGHDVTLYEKGNRLGGAYRLAAASPSKMEVERLFSYYERTLPMAGVKIFLETEATAESMKKEKPDAAFIAVGTRPVIPKKIQGAKGPNVVSAEDVMSGRVQAGNRIVIWTCSHHCSFSCKATIAPIDGDLTDMHSTCSYACRAGYAAVDTAEYLASQGKLVNIVTERNAVVPGMGFTSRGYLLKRFFRANIRVCSDARVKEINDRGILLEKAGIIFLLDADTVIISVGETLDNDLAEALKDQIREVYTIGDCHRIGNAMTAIQSAYNEAVRI